The following is a genomic window from Oscillospiraceae bacterium.
GGGGCAGTGCGAGGTTGAACAGTCTGTCCATGAACTCGTACATTCTTTCGCCGCGGAGAGTAACCTTCGCGCCGATCTTCATGCCGGCACGGATTTTGAAGTTTGCAACGGACTTTTTAGCAACGGTAGCAACTGCTGCCTGTCCGGTGATTGCGGTAAGGTCGGTGATGATGCTGTCGATAACCTTAGAGTTATCCTTAGCTTCGCCTGCACCGATGTTAACAACAATCTTGTCAAACTTAGGTATCTGCATGGGGCTCTTGTACTCGAACTTCTTCATCAGCGCGGGAGCAACTTCCTGTTTGTAAAAATCTTTCAATCTAGACATTGTTATTCCTCCCTCGTATTAAAGATTTTCGCCGCATTTAGCGCAAACGCGAACTTTTTCGCCGCTTGCGAGTACGGTGTGCTTAACTCTTACGCCCTTATCGCACTTGGGGCAGTAGATCTGAACCTTGGATGCGTAGATAGCGCCCTCGGTCTTAACAATTCCGCCTGCCTCCCCCTGCTTACGGGGCTTAACATGCTTGGATACAATGTTAGCGCCTTCTACGATAACTTTGCCTTCCTTGGGAGCAACTTCAACAACCTTGCCTTTTTTGCCCTTGGAATTACCGGAGATAACAACTACTGTATCATCCTTTTTAATGTGAAGCTTATTCATTTTCTTTACCCCCTATCAAAGTACTTCGGGTGCCAAGGATAATATCTTAAGATAATCCTTTTCACGAAGCTCTCTTGCAACAGGGCCAAATATACGTGTACCCCTGGGATTCTTGTCCTCTTTGATTATGACAGCTGCGTTCTCGTCGAATTTGACATAAGAACCGTCTGCTCTGCGAATGCCTTTTACGCTTCTGACGATGACTGCTTTAACAACCTCGCCTTTTTTTACAACGCCGCCGGGTGTTGCTTTTTTAACAGAAGCTACTACGACATCGCCGATGTTCGCATAACGTCTTCCTGTACCGCCGAGCACGCGGATGCACATTAATTCTTTGGCGCCGGTATTGTCGGCAACCTTCATAAAGCTTTGCTGCTGTATCATTTTTTGTGTATCCTCCTTCTAACGGTAATTATTTAGCTTTTTCTATGATTTCAACAAGACGCCATCTTTTCTCTTTGGAAAGAGGTCTTGTTTCCATGATTTCAACCTTGTCGCCGATGCGGCATTCATTGTTTTCGTCATGGGCTTTGAACTTAACAGTTCTCTTAACGATCTTATTATAAACAGGGTGCTTAATGTTGTCCTGGATAGCTACAACAATGGTCTTGTCCATCTTGTCGCTGACAACCTTACCAACTCTTGTCTTTCTGAGAGTTCTTTCCTGTGCCATTTTGAATACTCCTTTCCGTAATTATAAATAAATTATTTATTTGCCGCAATTTCCTTTTCACGAAGAACGGTAAGTATCTTCGCAATGGTTTTCTTGGTTTCAACAATCTTCTGAGGATTGTCCAACTGATTTACGGCATGCTGGAAGCGGAGATTGAAAAGTTCGTTTTTAAGTTCAAGAAGCTGTTTGTTCAGCTCGTCGGTAGACTTTTCACGTATTTCATTAATCTTTATCATTATTTCGCTACCTCCTCAAGCTGTTCTTTGGTGTAGAATTTGCATTTGATAGGAAGTTTGTGGGAAGCAAGACGCATAGCTTCTTTTGCCTGCTCCTCGGTAATACCATCCATTTCAAACATAACTCTGCCCGGTTTTACAACCGCTACCCAATATTCGGGAGAACCTTTACCGGAACCCATTCGGGTTTCAGCAGGCTTTTCGGTGATGGGCTTATCGGGGAATATTTTAATCCAAACGTTACCGCCACGTTTTACGTATCTGGTCATCGCAATACGGGCTGCTTCAATCTGGTTAGAGGTGATCCATGCGGGTTCCATTGCTACGAGACCGAAGGAACCGTTGGTGATCTTATTGCCTCTGTACGCGCGGCCGGTAAGTCTGCCTCTGTGAACGCGTCTGTATTTAACTCTCTTAGGCATTAACATTATCTGTTACCTCCCTCTCGCGTATTGCGGGGACGTTCTCTACGGGTGTTCTGTCTTCTTACTTCGTTGAGAACCTCGCCCTTGTATATCCATACCTTGATACCGATTTTACCATAAGTGGTATCTGCTTCAGCAAAGCCGTAGTCAATATCAGCTCTGATAGTCTGCAGCGGAATTGTACCTTCATGATAGTGCTCGGTACGAGCAATTTCAGCACCGCCGAGACGGCCGCTGCACTGAATCTTGATACCTCTTGCACCAAGCTTCATTGTTCTGCCGATGCACTGCTTCATAGCACGTCTGAAGGAAATTCTCTTTTCAAGCTGAGAAGCAATATTTTCTGCAACCAGCTGAGAATTGAGGTCGGGATTTTTAACTTCGACAACGTTAACAGAAACCTGTTTGCCGTCATTGAGGAAGTTAACGATCTCGGTACGCAGCTTTTCGATTTCGCTGCCCTGATGACCGATTACCAGACCGGGTTTTGCACAGTGAAGAATAACTCTTACACGTGCAGCATCACGTTCGATTTCTATCTTTGCTATACCTGCCTGAGCAAGGTTAGCCTTGGCGTTTAAAAACTTTCTAAGGTTGTAGTCGGAAACGAGAACATCGCCGAACTCTTCGTCCTTGGCATACCATCTCGAATCCCAGCCTTTGATAACACCTACACGTAAGCCGTGAGGATTAACTTTCTGACCCATTACATTTACCTCCTTCTTTAAAATTAGTCTCTCTCTGCGACCTTGATGGTCACGTGAGAAGATCTCTTCAATATACGGAATCCGCGGCCCTGAGCTCTGGGCATCATGCGCTTCATTGTTCTGCCTGCAGTTGCGTTGCATTCGCAAACATAAAGCTTTTCGGGATCCATATTGAAATTATTCTGAGCGTTTGCCACAGCCTCATCAAGCATCTTTATGAGGTAAGGCGAAGCACTCTTAGGTGTGTTCTTTAATATGGCACGTGCAAGCTTAGTATCTTTATTTCTTATAAGATCAAGCACAATCGCTATTTTTCTGGGGGAAATTCTGATTCCCTCGCGATATGCTCTGGCAATCTTAACTTCTGCCATGCAGTGTTGCCTCCTTTCGCTTTGTCGAAAAAAATCACGTCCGGGTATTTACCGGCTTATTATTTAGAGTTGGCTGTCTTGGAGCCGGAATGGCCCTTGAAGGTTCTGGTGGGAGCAAATTCGCCGAGCTTGTGACCTACCATGTCTTCTGTCACATAAACCGGGATATGCTTTCTGCCGTCGTAGACAGCGATTGTGTGTCCTACAAATTCAGGGAATATTGTAGAAGAGCGGGACCAGGTCTTAACGACCTTCTTTTCCTTGTTTGCATTCATAGCTTCGATCTGTGCGAACAGCTTTTCATGCACGAAGGGGCCTTTTTTAACGCTTCTGCTCATTATGCTTTCTCCTTTCGTGACAGATTATTTGTCATTTCTGCGCTTTACAATAAACTTATTGGTACGCGCTTTCTTGTTTCTGGTCTTGTAACCCAGAGTAGGTTTACCCCAAGGAGTAACAGGAGTGGGACGACCGATAGGAGAACGTCCTTCACCACCACCGTGAGGATGGTCTACGGGGTTCATAACGGAACCGCGGACGGTAGGACGGATGCCCATGTGGCGCTTCTTACCTGCTTTACCGATGTTCACGTTTTCATATTCGAGGTTGCCGACCTGACCGATGGTAGCCTTGCAGTCGTAGCGAATGTAACGAACTTCGCCGGAAGGAAGACGTACCTGAGCAATGCCGTCCTCTTTAGCCATAAGCTGAGCTGCTGTACCTGCACTTCTTACGAGCTGAGCGCCCTTACCGGGATAAAGCTCGATGTTGTGAATAAAGGTACCCAGAGGAATGTTTGCGATAGGAAGTGTGTTTCCGGGTTTGATATCTGCGGTTGCATCGGACACAATCTTGTCGCCGACGCTGATTCCCAGAGGAGCGATAATGTAGCTCTTTGCACCGTCTTCATACTGGATGAGAGCGATGTGTGCCGAACGGTTAGGGTCATAGTGAATGCCGATAACGGTTGCGGGAGCAGCATTAAGTCTCTTGAAATCGATGATTCTGTACTTCTGACGATTTCCGCCGCCCTGATGACGTACGGTAATGCGTCCGGTATTGTTACGTCCTGCGTGCTTCTTGAGAACTGTCAATAAGCTTTTTTCGGGAACTCTGGATGTAATTTCTTCAAAAGACTGAACAGTCATCTGTCTTCTTGCAGGAGTTGTAGGTTTGTAAGTTTTATTTGCCATTTATCTTCCCTCCCGATTACATCATTCCGTCGAAGAACTCGATGGTCTTGGAATCAGCTTTGAGAGTAACGATAGCTTTCTTCCATGCACTTGTAGTGCCCATATGAACGCCGAGTCTCTTAGGTTTGCTTTTCATCATTATAGTGTTGACTTTTTCTACTTCAACCTTGAATGCTTCTTCTACAGCATTCTTGATTTCGATTTTGGTTGCAGACTTATCTACCTCAAAGGTATATCTCTTGTCTGCGATACCTGCCATGCTGGCTTCGGTAATAACCGGTCTCTTTATAATATCGTAGGATGTTTTCATGCGTACACCTCCTCGATGATCTGAACTGCCGGCTGAGCTACGATGAACTTATCGCAGTTGATAACATCGTATACGCTGATGCTGTCCGCAGTGGTTGTCTTAACACCGGGAATGTTTGCAAAAGATTTGATAATCTTCTGGTCTGCATTGGGGATAACAACCAGTGCCTTTTTGTCAGCACCGACAGCTTTGAGCATCTGAACCATTGTTTTGGTCTTGTACTCAGTTGCTTCAAGGTTGGAAATAACGATCATTTCGTCTGCCAGAACCTTGCTGGAAAGTGCGCTCTTAAGAGCAAGTCTCTTAACCTTCTTATTGAGGGTCAGCTTGTAGCTTCTCGGCTTAGGTCCGAGAGCAATACCGCCGTGAGTCCACTGAGGAGAACGGGTAGAGCCCTGTCTTGCGCGGCCTGTGCCCTTCTGACGCCACGGCTTGATACCGCCGCCGGAAACTTCTGCACGGGTCAGAGTAGACTGAGTGCCCTGTCTCTGATTTGCTAAATATGCTTTTACAGCCATGTGAAGGACGGAAGCATTTACCTCTACGCCGAATATTTCATCGGACAGAGCCAAAGTACCATTTTCCTTACCGGCCATATCATAAATCTTTACACTTGGCATTTTATATCCTCCCTTCTGTCATTAAGCCTTTACGGTATTGCGAATGAACACGATACCGCCCTTAGCACCGGGAACGGCGCCCTTAACGGCGATAAGGTTCTTTTCTGCATCTACCTTAACTACATCGAGGTTGAGAACGGTAATCTGCTCGTTACCATACTGACCTGCCATCTTCTTGTTCTTGAAGATTCTGGCGGGGTCGATAACACCCATAGAACCGGACTGACGGTGAACAGGACCTGTACCGTGAGTCATACGGAGTCTGTGAAGGTTCCATCTCTTGATGGCACCGGTGTAACCGTGACCTTTGGAGATACCGATTACGTCAACAGCCTCGCCCGCTGCGAATGCGTCAGCCTTTACTTCGTCGCCAACATTCATGGAAGCGGCGTCGTCAAGTCTGAATTCCTTGAGGTGCTTCTTGCAAGCGATATTAGCTTTCTTGAA
Proteins encoded in this region:
- the rplE gene encoding 50S ribosomal protein L5; amino-acid sequence: MSRLKDFYKQEVAPALMKKFEYKSPMQIPKFDKIVVNIGAGEAKDNSKVIDSIITDLTAITGQAAVATVAKKSVANFKIRAGMKIGAKVTLRGERMYEFMDRLFNLALPRVRDFKGINPDGFDGRGNYSLGIKEQLIFPEIDYDKIDKIRGMDIAFVTTAKTDEEARELLTLMGAPFAKN
- a CDS encoding 50S ribosomal protein L24, which translates into the protein MNKLHIKKDDTVVVISGNSKGKKGKVVEVAPKEGKVIVEGANIVSKHVKPRKQGEAGGIVKTEGAIYASKVQIYCPKCDKGVRVKHTVLASGEKVRVCAKCGENL
- the rplN gene encoding 50S ribosomal protein L14, with the translated sequence MIQQQSFMKVADNTGAKELMCIRVLGGTGRRYANIGDVVVASVKKATPGGVVKKGEVVKAVIVRSVKGIRRADGSYVKFDENAAVIIKEDKNPRGTRIFGPVARELREKDYLKILSLAPEVL
- the rpsQ gene encoding 30S ribosomal protein S17, encoding MAQERTLRKTRVGKVVSDKMDKTIVVAIQDNIKHPVYNKIVKRTVKFKAHDENNECRIGDKVEIMETRPLSKEKRWRLVEIIEKAK
- a CDS encoding 50S ribosomal protein L29, with the protein product MKINEIREKSTDELNKQLLELKNELFNLRFQHAVNQLDNPQKIVETKKTIAKILTVLREKEIAANK
- the rplP gene encoding 50S ribosomal protein L16, with protein sequence MLMPKRVKYRRVHRGRLTGRAYRGNKITNGSFGLVAMEPAWITSNQIEAARIAMTRYVKRGGNVWIKIFPDKPITEKPAETRMGSGKGSPEYWVAVVKPGRVMFEMDGITEEQAKEAMRLASHKLPIKCKFYTKEQLEEVAK
- the rpsC gene encoding 30S ribosomal protein S3, translating into MGQKVNPHGLRVGVIKGWDSRWYAKDEEFGDVLVSDYNLRKFLNAKANLAQAGIAKIEIERDAARVRVILHCAKPGLVIGHQGSEIEKLRTEIVNFLNDGKQVSVNVVEVKNPDLNSQLVAENIASQLEKRISFRRAMKQCIGRTMKLGARGIKIQCSGRLGGAEIARTEHYHEGTIPLQTIRADIDYGFAEADTTYGKIGIKVWIYKGEVLNEVRRQNTRRERPRNTREGGNR
- a CDS encoding 50S ribosomal protein L22; this translates as MAEVKIARAYREGIRISPRKIAIVLDLIRNKDTKLARAILKNTPKSASPYLIKMLDEAVANAQNNFNMDPEKLYVCECNATAGRTMKRMMPRAQGRGFRILKRSSHVTIKVAERD
- the rpsS gene encoding 30S ribosomal protein S19, giving the protein MSRSVKKGPFVHEKLFAQIEAMNANKEKKVVKTWSRSSTIFPEFVGHTIAVYDGRKHIPVYVTEDMVGHKLGEFAPTRTFKGHSGSKTANSK
- the rplB gene encoding 50S ribosomal protein L2, with the protein product MANKTYKPTTPARRQMTVQSFEEITSRVPEKSLLTVLKKHAGRNNTGRITVRHQGGGNRQKYRIIDFKRLNAAPATVIGIHYDPNRSAHIALIQYEDGAKSYIIAPLGISVGDKIVSDATADIKPGNTLPIANIPLGTFIHNIELYPGKGAQLVRSAGTAAQLMAKEDGIAQVRLPSGEVRYIRYDCKATIGQVGNLEYENVNIGKAGKKRHMGIRPTVRGSVMNPVDHPHGGGEGRSPIGRPTPVTPWGKPTLGYKTRNKKARTNKFIVKRRNDK
- a CDS encoding 50S ribosomal protein L23, coding for MKTSYDIIKRPVITEASMAGIADKRYTFEVDKSATKIEIKNAVEEAFKVEVEKVNTIMMKSKPKRLGVHMGTTSAWKKAIVTLKADSKTIEFFDGMM
- the rplD gene encoding 50S ribosomal protein L4, which encodes MPSVKIYDMAGKENGTLALSDEIFGVEVNASVLHMAVKAYLANQRQGTQSTLTRAEVSGGGIKPWRQKGTGRARQGSTRSPQWTHGGIALGPKPRSYKLTLNKKVKRLALKSALSSKVLADEMIVISNLEATEYKTKTMVQMLKAVGADKKALVVIPNADQKIIKSFANIPGVKTTTADSISVYDVINCDKFIVAQPAVQIIEEVYA
- a CDS encoding 50S ribosomal protein L3, whose translation is MKKAIIGKKLGMTQLFGDNGQVIPVTIIQAGPCVVTQKKTVETDGYSSVQLGFIDVAEKKVTKPLAGHFKKANIACKKHLKEFRLDDAASMNVGDEVKADAFAAGEAVDVIGISKGHGYTGAIKRWNLHRLRMTHGTGPVHRQSGSMGVIDPARIFKNKKMAGQYGNEQITVLNLDVVKVDAEKNLIAVKGAVPGAKGGIVFIRNTVKA